The window ATTCTTTTGTTAATCTTTCTGCACTACAAAGATGGTAGACAGATGCCTTTGGATTATACATTGCCTTATAGCCTTTCTCTTTTATATACCTTGCAACATATGTTTCTCCGTCTCCTCTATACTTAATCAATTCCTTTGGCATACCATCAGGATGAAACCCTCCCGTCTCCAGTAGTATACTCTTTCTTATTGAAAAATTGCATCCATAGACATAATATGGATCAATAGTAAGTATTTCATTGCCAAAATCCAGTATGCTTAAATAGGATATAGTTTTATATTTGCCACCTTTATTCCATATATCCAAAATCCATTTTGGTGGTGGAACCTCAAAAAGTGGAATATTCTTCCCACCTACCAAAGCAACCCGTTCATCTTCAAAACTTTCTAATATGCCCTCTAGCCAAGTTGTCGTTGCAATAATATCATCGTCACCATATACCAATATATCAGATTTTGCAGCTAATAATCCACTGTGTCTTCCCACATGGAGCCCAGGTGTTTCGTAGTAAATGTAAATAAGATTTTTTATTTTCCCGACAAAACTTTCAGCAACTTTTTTGGTATTATCTTTAGAACCATTATCAACAACAATCACCTCAAATAAATCTTGCGGCAATGTTTGCTCTGAAATACTTTGTATAGCTTTCTCAAGATATTTATCACGATTTCGTGTAGGAATAATAACAGATAGTTTCATTTTACATATCCCCAAAACATGCTTCGCAATGAGTCAAAGTTTCTTAAGTTTGGTTTAACATTCTCCTCTATAACCCTAATGACTCCTTCTGCCCATCCAATATCGTGAAAAACAACACAACTTCCACTTTTTAGAAATTTTTTATATAAGTCCCAATCTTTTTTACAACCTTCGTATGAATGGTCACCATCTATAAACAATAAATCGATTTTAGATGCTATTCTTTCTACTTTATCCACTACTTCTGTAGAATACCCTTTAATTTTTATGATTTTATTCTTGAATATCTTAGTATTCTCATCAAATTCTCTACTTGTATCTCTTTTTTCTTCACTCATTGCATCGTTTTCCCATGTATCAATACATATTAACTTTGAGTTTTTGCCTAAACCAGCACATATAAAACTAGCAAAGGCACCCAGATAAGAACCAATCTCTAAAGCAAAACCATGGCTACCAACTTTTGATGCAAGCTCAAATAGTTTTTTCTTTTCGGGACGAGTTAGATGAGTGAATACTAGGTCCGAATTCTTAAGGTCTTTATGATTATTTAGAAATCTTCGATAAGACAGAATTTCCAAATCATTTTTATATTTATTTTTAACTACAGTAATTATTTTTTTAATCATTCTTCTCCTCCTAATATCCTGGCACTTTTGTATACTTAAATTCATTATTAATATTTAAATATTTAGAAATCTTAACCAAACTCAAGGTTCTAAACCAGGTTGCAAACATATTGCTTTCATTTACTTTTGCAGTCATTATTTCATGTCCATACCATAATGCCTCGTTTCTTCTAAACACAAATCCACCATCTTCATTTTGATTAGAAAGTATCCAAACGAATGCTTTCTTTAGTGATTCTATTACTTTTTCATTACTACCATCAGCTAAATGTATAAGCAAATCTACACTATCGATATCTTCACATGCACTGGAGTTTAATTTCACTCCATATCCTCCAAGCCGATTTTGTGTTTTGAGGGTCAGATTTATTATTTTATCTTTAAATAAAACCTCGCGACCATCATAAAAATACGGCATTAAAATGTGATAGGCAAACTGAACGCATCTCGAAAGCTCATCCGGATTATGGATATTATATTTGCCACACATACCAGTATCTGGGTTTACTTTACTATCTAAATACTTAAATAAGTTACTTACTGCTTTCCCAGCTTGCATATCACCAAAAAAATCCCTGTTATATTGCAGTGTCACTAATATATTCATAATTTTATTATCAATATCATCATTATAGCCAAAAGCACTATTCCAATTTATAGAGTCAAGCCACGAATACAAGAATTTTTCATCATAAAATTTTTCTACATACGATATTTTATATTTGGGCTTTGCACCAAGTGCATAATAGGCAGCAATCATATGAATAGCTAAATGCCTTGCCCCCCACCAGTCATAACCTTTTTTACCTTTATAGAATTGGTTTGTTTTGCGTTTTTGAGAATTTTAAATAGTGTTGTGAAAAGGTTTTTGTCTAATATATACATGTATATAAAATAAGAAGTTATTAAAGCGAAAAAGATTATGATTATTACAAAATTGCTCATAAGAAAGTTATTCATTAATAAATGATTTGCAAAAATTAATAAAATAGAAATTATAAACATCTGCCTAAAATTACCAAAAAATTTAGAGAAATTAATGCATAGTGTCTTTTTTAAAAAATAATATTGAATTGACATTCCAACAAAAACTAGTAACAGTCTTGCAATTAAAAAAACTTCAAAACCTATGCTGGATGAAATAAAAAACACCGTTAGATATATTGGAATCGAAATCATATGGATATAGAATTCAATATATGGTTTTTTTATTGCTTTGTATGCTTCGGTATTTAAACCAACAATCCATGCAAACCCATATGTTAATGCCAAATACCCTATCACAGGCGCTATACCTACCCACTTGCCACCAAATATCAAATCACTGAGAGGATTTTTTAGAATGTAAAGTCCAACACCAATAGGTAATACAATAAAACTTAGAACTTTTGAACTCAATAGTAGCACCCTTTTTACTTCTTCTTTATTGTGCTGAATACCTGAAAAGTAACTATACATTACAGGAAGTATAGGAGTCGTTACAAACCCAAAAATAGTACTTACAAGGTAGTTTCCAGTGCGGTAAAGACCTACTTCATGAGATGTAAAGAAAAACCCCAATACGAAAATATCTCCCCATATGTAAAACCAGCTGAGAAAAGAGGATAGAAAAACCCATCTAGAAAAATCAAACATTTTTTTTGCGATCTTTAAATCATAATCTAAGGTTGGTAACCACTTACTAATTTTCCATAATATAACTACCTGAATAAACATAGAAAAGATAGTTCCATAAACTAGTGCCCAGTAGCCAAAGCCATAATATGCAAAAACTATAGAAACAATACCTGGAACAATTGCACCCACAAATCTACTATAAAATATCTTTTTAAACTCAAAGTTTCTTTGTAGAAGTGCTGTTTGAACAGACATGAATGAACCAATAATTAGGGACAGTCCTGAGACTTTAAGAACACTTGAAACCCTATTATCTTTAAAAAAAGAAGCTATAAAATCTGAAAGCATGAATAACACTAAGTAAATTAGCAGAGATAGAAAAACGTTAGTGTAAAACACTATGTTTGACATTTTTTGAACTTCGTAGTCCTGATTTTGTATAAGAGCTTTTGATAGTCCTGCTTCCCAGAAAATTGATGCAAAGGCTACAACCATAGAAGATGTTGCTACAATTCCAAAATCTTCAGGGGTCAAAAGACGAGCTGTAATTATATAAAATAATGGGGGCAATGCTTTAGATGCAATCTCACTGAGTGCCGACCATTTTATGGAGCTTATAACTTTATCTTTCATTTTTTATGCTCAATAAGTTCATTAATGTATAAAAAGCATTGGCAAAGTAGCGACGCAAGCCATTGTGGGCAGTGAGACGTGAAGCGTGAGACGTGAGGTGTAAGAGGTGAGTTGTGAAATGTGAGACGTGAAGTGTGAAACGTGAGATGTAATAGGTGAGATGTGAAATGTGAGACGTGAGATGTGAGTGGTGAAATGTTTAGTGTTCAACGAATCTCGACCGATAATTAAATTCTTCTCTCCTTTCACTTCTCACCACTCACTTTTTACCATTCACAACTTACCTCTCACCTTTCACTTCTAACTTCTCACCATTCACAATTAACGACTCACCAATCACCATTCACTATTCACGTTTATTTTTTAAATATCGAATTAGGCCCAAAATCTTTTTTTTTATTTTTTCAATGTTTTCAAATGTAACAGTTTCATGAACAATAAAACCCAATTCTTTAGAAATTATTAGCTGTGTTTCTAATTCAGCACACGAACCAAGTGCAACATATAAAAAATTAATAAACTCCTTCTTGCTTTTACGTGCAGCTCCTTCAGCAATATTACTTGGTATAGAAACAGCACACCTTCTTATTTGTGAAGTCAAATTATACAACTCTTCCTTTGGAAACTGACCTGTCAATTTGTACATATCTTTTGCAAGATCAATAGACTCCTTCCATACATCCAGATCCTTATGAGTCATCATGTTAGGTGAGACGTGAGACGTGAGAGGTGAGAGGTGAGGGGTGAGAGGTCTAACGTTTAACATCTCACGTTTCACATTTCACGTTTAACGTTTCCACGATCCTTCCAAGCCCCTCTCTCAGCCCAATCTTTGGTCTCCAGCCGAGGGAGAAGAGCTTGGAGACGTCGAGGAGTTTACGTGGTGTGCCGTCTGGTTTTGATGTATCAAATTTAATATCACCCTCAAAGCCGACAACATCTCTGATTAGCAATGCTAAGTCTTTTATCTTTATATCCTCTCCGCATCCGATGTTTATGAAGTAATCGGCTAAGGATAGCTTAGTGGTAAAATCCACTGCATCGAGGTTTTCCATGACAAAGATACTTGCCTCTGCCATGTCATCTACGTGTAGAAACTCCCTGTAGACCTCACCACTTCCCCAGAGGGTAACGTAATCTTTAATTATGCCTATCTTGGCAAGTACTTTTACAATTGAGCTTTTATCCTTTAAATCAATCTCTTCATCGAGACCAAAGCCGATGGGATGGCGCCTTATGTTTTCAGCTATGGCATCAAAGTTCTCTTCCCTAAGTAACTTGGCAAGGTAGAACTTACGAATAAGAGCCGGCAATACATGGGATGTTTCGAGGTTGAAGTTATCGCCCGGGCCATACAGATTTGTAGGCATAACCGATACAAAATTGGTGCCGTACTGTTCGTTGTAGTACCTGCACACCTTAATTGCCGCAATCTTGGCAATCGCATACGCTTCATTGGTAGACTCAAGGGGCGATGTTAAAAGATGCTCTTCTTTTAAGGGTTGTGGTGCTAATTTAGGATAGATACACGAAGATCCTAAGTTTAATAGCTTTGTTATGTTATATTTATATGCCGCATGCACTGTATGCAACGCGATTGCCATATTCTCGTATATAAATTCGGCTTTGTAGGTATTGTTTGCAACAATCCCGCCAACCTTTGCAGCTGCCAGAAACACATACTCAGGCTTATGATCCTTGAAAAAATCCTCTACATCTGATTGTATTGTGCAATCTAACCTCACCAGTTCAATGTTTGCAGGCTCTGGCTTGTGGTTGTTATAGGTTGCTATGATATTCTTGTAGCCTTTTTTTATAAGCCTTTTTACAATTGCCGATCCTACAAGGCCACTTGCACCAAAGACAACAATTTTAGATGTTAAATCCATTATTATCCTCTTGGGTATTTTATGTTTTATCTCTTAATCTCGCCCGCCCACTTTGGTCGCTCGAGGGCACATAGGGCATAGAGAGGGAATGTTTTTTAATCATCAGAATGGGAGAAGGGCATGAAGTATGACCTGAATTCGTATCTTCTGAATTCTGGTCATACAATCTCTTCTTTGTGAACTCTGTGTCCTCATTGAGATACATATAATTTATATCTCGCAGCTACACACTATATCAAACCCACTCATCTTCAGAACGTATTCCCTTAATGCTCTTTCGAAATCCACCTTCACCATATCTCTCACAAGATCATCAAGGGTATGCTTTGGTGTCCAACCAAGTATCTCCCTTGCTTTAGTGGGATCACCTAAAAGGATATCTACTTCTGCAGGTCTAAAATACTTAGGATCCACTGCAATTGCCTTTTTACCTATTAATCCTTTTGCCTTTTTTAAAATATCATCCATTAGATGTTCATTGCAGGTAAAATGTTTTAAAAGTTTATTTTCATTCGATGATGTTATAACCCCTATTTCATTTATGCCACTTCCTTGAAAATCTATTTCAAATCCAAGTTCTCTAAAAACCAATCTTACAAAATCTCTAATCTCTGTTGTTTTACCTGTAGCCAAAACATAATCATCAGGTTCAGGTTGCTGGAGCATCAGATACATACCTTCAACATAATCTTTTGCATGCCCCCAGTCCCTTTTTGCGTTGAGATTACCTAAATAGATACATTTATTGAGACCCAGTAAAATCCTCACAGCACCACGGGTTATCTTTCTTGTTACAAATGTTTCACCCCTAATAGGTGATTCATGGTTGAATAGTATGCCATTGCAGGCATACATTCCATAGGATTCTCTATAGTTTACTGTTATCCAGTAAGCATAAAGCTTTGCAACACCATAGGGACTTCTGGGATAAAAGGGAGTTTTCTCTGTTTGGGGAATTTCCTGAACCTTGCCATAAAGCTCAGATGTAGATGCCTGATATATGCGAATCTTCTCTGTCATGCCGAGTAATCTTACAGCCTCAAGAATGCGTAAAGTGCCAATGGCGTCTATATTTGCAGTGTATTCAGGCTGTTCAAAGCTTACGGCTACGTGAGATTGGGCAGCAAGATTATATATCTCATCAGGTTGGATTTTCTGAATAATACGGGTTATGCTCAAACTATCTGTCATGTCACCATAATGGAGATAAAAATTAGTCTTTTCATCATGGGGGTCTTTGTATA of the Syntrophorhabdaceae bacterium genome contains:
- a CDS encoding glycosyltransferase family 2 protein; the encoded protein is MKLSVIIPTRNRDKYLEKAIQSISEQTLPQDLFEVIVVDNGSKDNTKKVAESFVGKIKNLIYIYYETPGLHVGRHSGLLAAKSDILVYGDDDIIATTTWLEGILESFEDERVALVGGKNIPLFEVPPPKWILDIWNKGGKYKTISYLSILDFGNEILTIDPYYVYGCNFSIRKSILLETGGFHPDGMPKELIKYRGDGETYVARYIKEKGYKAMYNPKASVYHLCSAERLTKEYFARRAFNQGISDSYSDVREGKRRSLLRMKLNVVFKKYLAFKGCIIEESYLQGYKFHQEELRKDSNLIDWVKRKNYIDDGNIR
- a CDS encoding class I SAM-dependent methyltransferase, with protein sequence MIKKIITVVKNKYKNDLEILSYRRFLNNHKDLKNSDLVFTHLTRPEKKKLFELASKVGSHGFALEIGSYLGAFASFICAGLGKNSKLICIDTWENDAMSEEKRDTSREFDENTKIFKNKIIKIKGYSTEVVDKVERIASKIDLLFIDGDHSYEGCKKDWDLYKKFLKSGSCVVFHDIGWAEGVIRVIEENVKPNLRNFDSLRSMFWGYVK
- a CDS encoding lipopolysaccharide biosynthesis protein encodes the protein MKDKVISSIKWSALSEIASKALPPLFYIITARLLTPEDFGIVATSSMVVAFASIFWEAGLSKALIQNQDYEVQKMSNIVFYTNVFLSLLIYLVLFMLSDFIASFFKDNRVSSVLKVSGLSLIIGSFMSVQTALLQRNFEFKKIFYSRFVGAIVPGIVSIVFAYYGFGYWALVYGTIFSMFIQVVILWKISKWLPTLDYDLKIAKKMFDFSRWVFLSSFLSWFYIWGDIFVLGFFFTSHEVGLYRTGNYLVSTIFGFVTTPILPVMYSYFSGIQHNKEEVKRVLLLSSKVLSFIVLPIGVGLYILKNPLSDLIFGGKWVGIAPVIGYLALTYGFAWIVGLNTEAYKAIKKPYIEFYIHMISIPIYLTVFFISSSIGFEVFLIARLLLVFVGMSIQYYFLKKTLCINFSKFFGNFRQMFIISILLIFANHLLMNNFLMSNFVIIIIFFALITSYFIYMYILDKNLFTTLFKILKNAKQTNSIKVKKVMTGGGQGI
- a CDS encoding four helix bundle protein; this encodes MLNVRPLTPHLSPLTSHVSPNMMTHKDLDVWKESIDLAKDMYKLTGQFPKEELYNLTSQIRRCAVSIPSNIAEGAARKSKKEFINFLYVALGSCAELETQLIISKELGFIVHETVTFENIEKIKKKILGLIRYLKNKRE
- a CDS encoding GDP-L-fucose synthase gives rise to the protein MDLTSKIVVFGASGLVGSAIVKRLIKKGYKNIIATYNNHKPEPANIELVRLDCTIQSDVEDFFKDHKPEYVFLAAAKVGGIVANNTYKAEFIYENMAIALHTVHAAYKYNITKLLNLGSSCIYPKLAPQPLKEEHLLTSPLESTNEAYAIAKIAAIKVCRYYNEQYGTNFVSVMPTNLYGPGDNFNLETSHVLPALIRKFYLAKLLREENFDAIAENIRRHPIGFGLDEEIDLKDKSSIVKVLAKIGIIKDYVTLWGSGEVYREFLHVDDMAEASIFVMENLDAVDFTTKLSLADYFINIGCGEDIKIKDLALLIRDVVGFEGDIKFDTSKPDGTPRKLLDVSKLFSLGWRPKIGLREGLGRIVETLNVKCET
- the gmd gene encoding GDP-mannose 4,6-dehydratase — translated: MKKALITGITGQDGAYLAELLLSKGYEVHGIKRRTSLFNTERIDHLYKDPHDEKTNFYLHYGDMTDSLSITRIIQKIQPDEIYNLAAQSHVAVSFEQPEYTANIDAIGTLRILEAVRLLGMTEKIRIYQASTSELYGKVQEIPQTEKTPFYPRSPYGVAKLYAYWITVNYRESYGMYACNGILFNHESPIRGETFVTRKITRGAVRILLGLNKCIYLGNLNAKRDWGHAKDYVEGMYLMLQQPEPDDYVLATGKTTEIRDFVRLVFRELGFEIDFQGSGINEIGVITSSNENKLLKHFTCNEHLMDDILKKAKGLIGKKAIAVDPKYFRPAEVDILLGDPTKAREILGWTPKHTLDDLVRDMVKVDFERALREYVLKMSGFDIVCSCEI